One Rhizoctonia solani chromosome 1, complete sequence DNA window includes the following coding sequences:
- a CDS encoding CsbD domain-containing protein produces MPLFKKHHDAPVDTNYAGNPSDPNYAVASQYNPESSTYPGGVAPTTHSSGVGTNISQGNNMTGSYDQSLPGQHTAHNQPTTGYSAQPSGGAMSSNPPIHNDAGRGALSSELGHYTGGDTTTGMGTTATGNTTGPGLTGRDYQTPHTGSQNVHNTTSTGITSTTANNMSTKDAKSLEMKGKAQQLAGMLLSSESMKAKGNAKEQEAAAIRHHQMNVAEAESHEAQARLARERAGQNPYH; encoded by the exons ATGCCACTCTTCAAGAAACATCACGAC GCCCCTGTCGATACCAACTATGCTGGGAACCCAAGTGATCCCAATTATGCTGTCGCGAGTCAGTACAACCCCGAGTCAAGCACGTACCCAGGAGGGGTAGCACCTACTACCCATTCATCTGGAGTTGGTACAAATATATCCCAGGGAAATAATATGACGGGCTCCTACGATCAGTCACTGCCCGGCCAGCATACCGCCCACAACCAACCCACCACCGGCTATAGTGCCCAGCCTTCCGGTGGTGCAATGTCTTCTAACCCACCAATTCACAACGATGCTGGAAGAGGAGCACTGTCCTCTGAGCTTGGTCACTATACGGGTGGCGACACAACCACGGGGATGGGTACCACCGCTACCGGCAATACGACCGGCCCAGGTCTGACCGGCCGTGACTATCAAACCCCGCATACCGGATCACAGAACGTCCACAACACCACTTCAACTGGCATTACTAGCACTACTGCGAATAATATGTCAACCAAGGACGCAAAATCACTGGAGATGAAGGGCAAGGCTCAACAGCTCGCAGGAATGTTGTTGTCTTCTGAATCAATGAAGGCCAAGGGAAATGcgaaggaacaggaagccgcCGCAATTCGCCACCACCAAATGAATGTGGCCGAGGCAGAGTCTCACGAGGCTCAAGCCAGGCTCGCACGTGAACGCGCGGGACAGAACCCATACCACTAA
- a CDS encoding RNA polymerase I-specific transcription-initiation factor: protein MLQPIITSYFPHKKLSKLAQTTYIRNLLTLSGYCPALSDAILSLIVERAQQIDVEIQVELEDLDDDNDPEGGDIFNLDGFDSVIGEEDHLQNPVFGDEDEEEILDGLSDISSENGDLAEDDVAEGPSNVKHIQDMVSKLDAMLNLVFEHLAAIPSETLSSFPSSSTKQPPIIPVTPERQLEIRHSQLWNLIAIFKRTIVKTHKSRYTQFLLFWYSSLHADFTDVFLGVLMDRLMDTTLPDMARVGAASYVASFISRAKHIDTANARAVIGVLCDYLRDTVDKVEELEARDSNFTPVVSQYALFYAIAQAVFLIYCFRWRELGEDPDELLVEGDESPKLWMPDLLVVQRAIMSALNPLKICAVNVVQQFARVSNSTGFVYCFTILESNRRSDLATAETPPPQYGTRLKIDPKHARLMRDPALDADLNAFFPFDPYKLPISHKYIDHVYREWSSVALEEDEDSDEEEEEEEEEEEALPEPQPQSPVGSDGTESESDDESEGSVARSAASLDPAGIPIPGSTADLLGVSFGGMSISPGVHR from the exons ATGCTGCAGCCTATCATTACTTCTTACTTCCCGCACAAGAAACTCAGTAAGCTGGCCCAGACAACTTACATCCGCAATCTCCTCACCTTATCTGGGTATTGCCCCGCGCTCAGCGATGCTATATTATCGCTGATTGTTGAGCGAGCACAACAAATCGAT GTTGAGATTCAAGTCGAGCTGGAAGACTTGGACGATGACAACGACCCTGAAGGTGGTGATATATTCAATCTGGATGGGTTTGACAGCGTCATCGGCGAAGAAGATCATTTGCAGAACCCAGTCTTTGGagacgaggacgaagaggaaaTTCTTGACGGACTTAGTGACATTTCTTCCGAGAACGGAGACTTGGCTGAGGACGACGTCGCTGAAGGGCCCTCGAACGTAAAGCACATCCAGGACATGGTATCTAAGCTCGATGCAATGTTAAACTTGGTATTTGAGCACTTGGCGGCGATACCTAGTGAAACGCTCTCTTCGTTCCCCTCGTCCTCAACCAAACAGCCACCAATAATCCCAGTTACCCCGGAGCGACAGCTCGAAATTCGACACTCTCAGCTTTGGAACCTAATTGCAATATTCAAACGAACGATTGTCAAAACACACAAATCCCGATATACCCAATTCCTTCTTTTTTGGTATTCATCCCTTCATGCCGATTTTACCGATGTCTTTCTGGGGGTTCTCATGGATCGACTGATGGACACTACACTTCCCGATATGGCTCGCGTAGGAGCTGCGAGCTACGTTGCCAGCTTTATCAGCCGCGCAAAGCATATTGATACGGCTAATGCGCGTGCTGTTATTGGTGTCTTGTGTGATTATCTCCGCGATACTGTCGACAAGGTCGAGGAGCTTGAAGCGCGGGATTCTAATTTCACACCCGTTGTCTCCCAATATGCATTGTTCTACGCTATTGCACAAGCAGTATTCCTTATCTACTGTTTTAGGTGGAGGGAGCTTGGGGAGGACCCGGATGAACTATTAGTCGAAGGAGATGAATCGCCAAAATTATGGATGCCAGATTTGCTGGTTGTGCAACGAGCAATAATGTCCGCACTAAATCCCCTGAAG ATTTGTGCGGTAAATGTGGTGCAACAATTTGCTCGTGTATCGAATAGCACAGGTTTCGTTTATTGCTTTACCATTTTAGAGTCTAATCGCCGTTCAGACCTTGCCACGGCGGAaactcctcctcctcagtACGGAACACGGCTAAAAATCGACCCAAAACACGCACGGCTTATGCGGGATCCTGCGCTGGACGCCGATCTCAATGCATTCTTCCCTTTCGATCCATACAAACTCCCTATATCACACAAATACATCGATCACGTTTACCGTGAGTGGTCATCGGTAGCTCtcgaagaggacgaggacagcgatgaagaggaggaagaggaggaagaggaggaagaggctcTACCAGAACCCCAACCTCAATCGCCAGTTGGGAGCGATGGTACTGAAAGTGAAAGCGATGACGAAAGCGAGGGCTCAGTTGCTCGCAGTGCTGCTAGTCTAGATCCCGCGGGTATACCCATCCCCGGTTCAACTGCAGACTTACTCGGGGTTTCTTTTGGTGGAATGAGTATATCACCCGGTGTGCACCGATGA
- a CDS encoding Serine/threonine-protein kinase: MPLPSAPRPLAPSSDPTSQYTLLEKLGTGSFGTVYKAADKNGHIVAIKQIDLEDTDDDISEIQQEISHLAQCDSDHVTRYYGSFVKGYKLWIIMEYLAGGSCLDLLKPGVFPEAQIAVLVRELLLGLDYLHTEGKIHRDIKAANVLLSGSGSVKLADFGVAAQLSTTLRHTFVGTPFWMAPEVIRQAGYDAKADIWSLGITAIELALGEPPLAEYHPMRVLFLIPKAKPPVLEGNFGAAFKEFVSLCLTKDPKLRPSAKELLQHRFIKGARRGTSSLTELIERYQDFRTRQPRAPNPNNHPTIRQSIYDTYAGGAGGTMRSEWLFESVRSNAPPSGYNSVRDILYEEDGEGNEIRSGKKDTYSSASAAFGSVIEDEPQSQNLDKPVKTPTTSTPSSPVTAKSSVPTIGDGAASPTSPRHQKRSSHAARNDPNGTVVQEGDVGDGMNTMRPVKRVDAAGSLRLSNEYVGSVRSRSSGDSGEGNNENGLGESVISNGEAKAARKRAKSLGESAKAGTALVDEVVIPVLQRHIHDDMDAHEIESMSMLARGFEDLKNANPELAYNVILDMLSGINENNVLRQHISTKRGMFPHKRIHRGTEMTSEGLVVTEQAEEVGGQSTENLDAQKRSPIAELLYLRWLEGLKIKVFG, encoded by the exons ATGCCTCTTCCTAGTGCCCCACGCCCTTTAGCTCCATCGTCCGATCCAACCTCTCAGTATACTTTACTTGAGAAGCTCGGTACAGGTAGCTTTGGGACCGTTTACAAGGC TGCAGACAAGAATGGCCACATTGTTGCTATCAAACAGATTGACCTAGAGGACACTGACGATGATATATCAGAAATTCAGCAAGAAATCTCTCACTTGGCTCAATGTGATTCTGACCATGTCACTCGCTACTACGGATCATTCGTAAAGGGATACAAACTTTGGATCATTATGGAATACCTCGCTGGTGGCTCTTGTCTGGACTTGCTCAAACCAGGTGTATTTCCCGAAGCTCAAATCGCTGTGTTGGTCAGAGAACTACTCCTTGGCCTCGATTATTTGCACACGGAAGGGAAGATCCATCGTGACATCAAAGCTGCCAATGTCTTGCTATCAGGATCTGGAAGTGTTAAACTTG CCGACTTTGGTGTTGCCGCTCAGCTGAGTACAACATTGAGGCATACCTTTGTCGGAACTCCATTTTGGATGGCACCTGAGGTTATTAGACAAGCGGGATACGATGCCAAGGCAGATATATGGTCCTTAGGCATTACAGCAATCGAGTTGGCGCTCGGCGAGCCTCCGTTGGCTGAATACCACCCAATGCGTGTCCTGTTTCTGATTCCCAAAGCAAAGCCGCCCGTTCTTGAAGGAAACTTTGGTGCTGCATTTAAAGAATTCGTGTCTTTGTGCTTGACGAAGGATCCCAAGCTT CGTCCATCAGCAAAAGAGCTTCTGCAACATCGATTCATCAAAGGCGCTCGCCGTGGTACGAGCTCCCTAACCGAATTGATTGAGAGGTACCAAGATTTTCGGACTCGTCAGCCACGTGCACCGAATCCGAACAATCATCCAACTATTCGTCAGTCAATCTATGATACGTATGCTGGAGGAGCGGGGGGTACTATGCGCAGCGAATGGCTGTTCGAAAGCGTTCGAAGCAACGCACCACCCAGCGGTTATAACAGCGTACGAGACATACTATACGAAGAAGATGGAGAAGGGAACGAGATACGGTCAGGGAAGAAGGATACTTATAGTAGTGCGAGCGCAGCCTTTGGATCGGTAATCGAGGATGAACCTCAATCTCAAAATTTAGACAAACCCGTTAAG ACTCCCACAACATCTACCCCTAGCTCACCTGTGACGGCCAAGAGCTCGGTGCCAACGATTGGAGATGGGGCAGCATCGCCTACATCTCCCCGTCACCAGAAGCGTTCGAGTCACGCTGCGCGAAATGATCCCAACGGTACCGTCGTTCAGGAGGGTGACGTAGGAGATGG AATGAATACTATGCGACCGGTAAAACGAGTGGACGCTGCAGGCTCTCTCCGTCTTTCCAATGAATATGTTGGAAGTGTTAGGAGCCGTAGCTCTGGTGATAGCGGTGAAGGAAATAACGAGAATGGGCTTGGTGAGAGTGTAATATCCAACGGTGAAGCGAAAGCAGCTCGGAAGCGCGCGAAAAGCCTTGGTGAAAGTGCCAAGGCAGGCACGGCACTTGTAGATGAGGTCGTTATACCTGTTCTACAAAGA CATATACACGATGACATGGATGCTCACGAGATCGAAAGCATGAGCATGCTCGCGAGAGGATTTGAAGATCTCAAGAATGCCAATCCTGAGCTAGCATACAACGTCATTTTAGACATGTTGTCGGGCATCAATGA AAATAACGTACTAAGGCAACATATTTCAACAAAACGAGGGATGTTCCCGCATAAACGCATACACCGTGGGACCGAAATGACATCCGAGGGGCTTGTTGTCACCGAACAGGCGGAAGAGGTTGGAGGACAATCGACTGAAAACCTGGATGCTCAGAAACGGAGCCCGATCGCAGAATTGCTTTACCTCCGTTGGCTTGAAGGATTGAAGATCAAGGTATTTGGGTGA
- a CDS encoding ribosomal L29 protein, with amino-acid sequence MAQGKVKAYELQSKSKADLSKQLGELKEDLLKLRVQKVVGGSSAKLTKINAVRKSIARVLTVTNQKTRQNLRELYKKKKYLPLDLRVKKTRAIRRRLSKTDAARKTEKQRKKDLHFPIRKYAVKA; translated from the exons ATGGCCCAGGGCAAAGTCAAGGCATATGAGCTTCAGTCCAA GTCCAAGGCGGACTTGAGCAAGCAGCTTGGAGAACTCAAGGAGGATCTCCTTAAGCTCCGCGTCCAAAAAGTTGTAGGTGGATCTTCGGCAAAGTTGACCAAGAT CAATGCCGTCAGGAAATCCATCGCCCGCGTCTTGACTGTTACCAACCAAAAGACACGACAAAATCTCCGCGAACTCTACAAAAAGAAGAAATACTTGCCTCTTGACCTCCGTGTCAAGAAGACTCGCGCTATTAGGAGGAGGCTGAGCAAG ACTGATGCTGCGCGAAAGACGGAGAAGCAGAGGAAGAAGGATTTGCACTTCCCCATCCGCAAGTATGCCGTCAAGGCATGA
- a CDS encoding RhoA GTPase effector DIA/diaphanous protein, translated as MRSVSLLAGAILCFSTQAVAGFSFEDVPNGTIGATTLFARANSCPSGQYYDNGCKQCPAGSYCTGEGGARQCDKGQYSRAGASACTACPSGTYTDQKGSVQCTTAQCGWYATGSNESNDRGSDGQKQCGRGFYSSPGSTTCKKCRVLLQFRNDMRARFVPTWEVNHNLIDVGSNSNRIIRFSANEGASDCTECAAGTYINRYGSTSCCKCCAGSFQSSTGQTHCQACPEQTRPNGQGKVLVTSEPGSKSSQQCHAYGLGDPAPIPGACVDSSVTENQAVCPATTGPVPTGLRKRTVPRGCSNRRHTMCEVKSGRGGWECLDTETTLDACGSCDNDCSAIPYVGDVKVGPSDTSQDIIQTLLATQGVKAEILGDLESIVGDGADWEWSLQYVRKEPRGRVWQDDELDALDDGILSNDFPAERLLPNRSESKPDSQRHFSAFPLTSHLHSPTVRLISQHPYLSFHVAFERVPEITDGFVMQWFIAYSSTVEDVINDIADNLGLTVYLAGTGGGKVDYVIETFTPDGGKESVERLEPSASVTAVLRRLAPGRRIRLVVPEEWYRRPKSKSFSSHLSLTEDTLKTAASVDESNPSDQQEELDEIGDGTAKQSSRQSPSVPSSPVIPRPRPFSGVSNSSEPDSPSRQSTISSHRLSSIFDSWLSISPNGAITLPSQPNAAPERISVSSPLPIDPGSMRDGKKEYQNVVESEEQKTEFEEFMDEFGIKAEQRPKMRDMPWDRKRYLIEQSKSRASAAPALYNNSNASSATVGPAGAGSLVPKLLPQLTGGALGRFTVARFGSWNAATAPHGANTSFSSGEMSPKSPKGSIKRQMSFGSRRTSLEPTAEEISGLASPPRSPPLSPKASLWASWWGTPGQPVTAEGERSSDKGKSAVAELTRLGQTAGAPHSRVNQSTVGPYIAGITGNKTNSTTLVKHLVSLRVHAATAKLDWIKEFVGPGQGMEALSALIVALVKNREKRRNLIQSESMSLLECIKCLRVLVNTDPGLSKILTMPNLIFQIVTCLDTGNAKIRSNVADLLAGISVVSEDQGHRMVLDALSDFASVNREEFRFEQLIETIRVPNITPDDVDETFWSERMPALVLLIAITASCPDLEQRIALRDELSRRGFNEIIVTLRYLNPPATITERLDGYCEDKLDDEEDLRARIRKQFDQTEKEHEYWSNSESALIFERILALADDYDGVPDTILEILRSHLRILEQPTTLGVKSRIFIVLHRFVSQLTTLEDVEHEWVPLLRRFVDSVKDITGVCPEVLDDITALSNAKLDELREQLEKLEQGHLDKIQTLEVEISTLKSMQESPILKGSGQENMHGIVQRLVQKEKMAVRLQAELDRLRNENTKLVEASEEQDRIRRERDRAKWSAMTEEMSNSRAKMAEMETLLRDKEKLVLYLKRSMEALSSRFESGSGTNQVAAERPDGDFDAESITKHAMDELSAREQQISGLRQELNELRNKLEEAQSSLKQQTAEREFKARVPPPPPPPRRQSQPFNDSGAENESSKTSPPPPPPPPPLPPFGPAELPIASPPPPPPPPPPTVVSPAPPPPPPPPPPPPPSSTPVSSPIVSSAPPPPPPPPAPPAPPAPLLTLPHLATQVSPPPAPPPPPPPSLSPPGNGIPPSAWKISKRMSGSAAPPGKKLKPFFWDKVSSTGSVQTVWGQLGMMGGQVDLNDLEEVFSLDQAPPKPVSTSNLTKGKAQQVTTMLDITRANNVAIMLKTLKLSPTAIREAILTVDDERLSAEDLVMISKQLPTTEEANRIQDFGDVGKLAEADRYFSEILRIPRLQERLSCMIYRRRLELDIIEAQPDLSILHDAAVELCTSDKLRRLLQVVLAVGNALNKATFRGGASGFKLKSLMKLKETKTAKADSECPTLLHYIARVLLRSEPSTILFVEQAPHLESAARISIQTVMSGVNSIEAGLKKTTSEVISCRKASNSPSDKFGLIMQPFIRSSAESVYSLKSLAESTQVKLVEMVSYFGETTEGPEPTRPEDVFEMVLAFSSSLQRAALDVNATMAQAPPSVVVAKPTPKQEIQELLSPSDAAAEGSISTVHLSAGRGDLDQAIRSLRNGRRRARQDRPLSKIFLDGGSNRRSRLFES; from the exons ATGCGTTCAGTTTCCCTCCTTGCTGGCGCTATCCTCTGCTTTTCTACTCAGGCCGTCGCTGGTTTCTCATTTGAGGATGTACCCAATGGAACGATAGGGGCAACTACACTCTTTGCACGTGCGAATTCTTGCCCTTCTGGACAGTACTACGACAACGGCTGCAAGCAATGTCCAGCAGGTTCTTATTGTACTG GAGAAGGAGGAGCAAGGCAATGCGATAAAGGTCAATACTCTCGAGCTGGTGCATCCGCATGTACTGCATGCCCATCTGGGACATACACAGACC AAAAGGGCAGCGTTCAATGTACGACTGCCCAAtgtgggtggtatgccaCTGGGTCCAACGAAAGCAACGATCGAGGGTCGGATGGACAAAAACAATGTGGGAGAGGGTTTTATAGCTCACCAGGCAGCACAACTTGTAAAAAATG CCGGGTCCTATTGCAATTCCGCAACGACATGCGAGCCCGCTTTGTGCCAACCTGGGAGGTAAATCATAATTTGATTGACGTTGGATCGAATTCTAATCGGATCATCCGATTCTCGGCCAATGAAGGTGCCAGCGACTGCACAGAGTGTGCTGCAGGGACATACATTAACCG GTATGGATCGACATCTTGTTGCAAATGCTGCGCCGGGAGCTTCCAAAGTTCTACCGGGCAGACCCACTGCCAGGCCTGCCCAGAACAAACACGAC CTAACGGACAAGGAAAGGTCTTGGTCACATCCGAACCAGGATCCAAGAGTAGTCAACAGTGTCATGCGTATGGACTTGGTGACCCAGCACCTATCCCGGGCGCATGTGTCGACAGCTCTGTGACCGAAAACCAGGCTGTTTGTC CCGCAACCACTGGCCCGGTTCCAACTGGGTTACGCAAGCGTACTGTCCCTCGAGGATGTTCAAACCGGAGACACACCATGTGCGAGGTCAAGTCTGGACgcggtggttgggaatgccTTGACACTGAGACTACACTTGA TGCTTGCGGGTCCTGCGACAATGACTGCTCGGCCATTCCTTATGTCGGAGACGTGAA GGTTGGGCCATCGGACACCAGCCAGGATATTATCCAAACACTGCTTGCCACCCAAGGTGTCAAGGCGGAAATACTGGGAGATTTAGAGAGCATTGTCGGCGATGGGGCAGATTGGGAATGGTCACTTCAGTATGTCCGGAAGGAGCCTCGGGGAAGGGTATGGCAAGACGATGAACTGGATGCACTAGACGATG GCATTTTGAGCAATGATTTTCCCGCAGAACGGCTCCTTCCAAACCGATCCGAATCGAAACCTGATTCTCAGAGACATTTTTCGGCATTTCCATTAACATCACATCTACATTCACCTACAGTCCGCTTAATATCACAGCACCCTTACCTCAGCTTTCATGTTGCCTTTGAGCGAGTTCCAGAAATAACGGATGGCTTTGTTATGCAATGGTTCATTGCGTATTCTTCGACCGTAGAGGACGTCATCAACGATATTGCGGACAACCTTGGTCTTACAGTCTATCTAGCCGGAACGGGCGGCGGGAAGGTAGATTATGTTATTGAAACATTTACGCCGGACGGTGGGAAAGAGT CGGTAGAGCGATTGGAACCTTCTGCAAGTGTCACAGCAGTATTACGGAGACTAGCGCCTGGAAGAAGGATACGTTTGGTGGTACCCGAGGAATGGTATCGTCGCCCCAAGTCGAAATCTTTCTCCTCTCACCTTTCACTCACTGAAGACACCCTCAAGACTGCCGCCTCCGTCGATGAATCGAATCCTTCGGATCAGCAGGAAGAACTTGATGAAATCGGAGATGGGACAGCCAAGCAGAGCTCTCGACAGTCACCTTCGGTCCCATCCAGTCCTGTTATTCCTAGACCTCGACCATTCTCAGGTGTCTCAAACTCGTCCGAACCCGATTCTCCTTCTCGACAATCAACGATTTCGTCTCATCGCTTGTCTTCTATCTTCGACAGTTGGCTCAGTATATCACCCAATGGTGCGATCACCTTGCCCTCACAGCCAAATGCAGCGCCAGAGAGAATCAGTGTTAGTTCACCACTGCCTATTGATCCTGGAAGTATGCGAGATGGAAAAAAGGAATATCAAAATGTGGTGGAATCGGAAGAGCAAAAGACGGAGTTTGAAGAATTTATG GATGAATTTGGTATCAAAGCAGAGCAAAGACCGAAGATGAGAGATATGCCATGGGATCGAAAGAGATATTTGATCGAGCAAAGCAAGAGCCGCGCATCGGCGGCACCAGCTTTATATAATAACAGCAATGCATCATCCGCCACCGTTGGTCCGGCAGGCGCAGGCTCATTGGTACCCAAGCTACTTCCCCAGTTGACTGGGGGTGCACTTGGAAGATTCACCGTCGCACGATTCGGAAGCTGGAATGCCGCCACGGCACCCCATGGCGCAAACACATCATTTTCATCTGGTGAAATGTCGCCAAAGTCTCCCAAGGGCTCTATCAAGCGACAGATGTCATTTGGGTCCAGGCGTACCAGTCTCGAGCCAACAGCAGAAGAGATATCTGGACTTGCTTCACCCCCAAGGTCGCCTCCCCTCTCACCCAAAGCAAGTCTCTGGGCTTCCTGGTGGGGTACTCCCGGACAGCCGGTGACGGCAGAAGGGGAGCGTTCAAGCGATAAAGGGAAGAGTGCTGTTGCAGAATTGACTCGTCTGGGTCAAACCGCCGGCGCACCCCATTCCCGAGTGAACCAATCTACCGTCGGGCCATACATAGCTGGAATAACCGGGAACAAGACCAATAGCACGACGTTAGTCAAGCACTTGGTCAGCCTGAGGGTACATGCTGCAACAGCCAAGTTGGATTGGATAAAGGAGTTTGTTGGACCAGGCCAAGGCATGGAAGCCCTCTCCGCCTTAATTGTTGCGTTAGTAAAGAACAGGGAAAAGAG GAGGAATCTAATACAATCGGAGTCCATGTCGCTTTTGGAGTGTATCAAGTGTCTCCGAGTCCTCGTCAATACGGAC CCTGGCCTGTCAAAGATACTTACGATGCCTAACCTCATATTCCAAATAGTGACCTGCCTCGATACAGGAAACGCGAAGATTCGTTCAAATGTCGCTGATTTATTGGCGGGAATATCCGTAGTCTCGGAAGACCAAGGACACCGAATGGTACTTGACGCGCTTTCAGACTTTGCATCAGTCAATCGCGAGGAGTTCAGATTTGAACAACTGATTGAAACCATTCGAGTTCCTAATATAACGCCAGACGATGTGGATGAAACATTTTGGTCCGAAAGGATGCCCGCGTTGGTGCTTCTTATCGCTATAACTGCTTCATGCCCGGATCTTGAGCAACGAATAGCATTAAGGGACGAACTCAGTAGGCGAGGTTTCAACGAAATCATTGTT ACTCTGAGGTATCTCAATCCGCCCGCAACCATTACAGAGCGGCTAGACGGCTACTGTGAAGACAAGCTTGACGATGAGGAAGATCTACGAGCGCGGATTAGAAAGCAGTTTGATCAAACAGAAAAAGAGCACGAATATTGGAGCAATTCTGAATCCGCATTGATATTCGAGAGGATTCTGGCTCTCGCTGACGATTACGATGGCGTTCCGGACACTATCCTCGAGATCCTTCGCTCTCACTTACGAATTCTCGAACAGCCAACCACACT GGGGGTCAAGTCACGAATCTTTATTGTTCTACACCGGTTTGTTTCTCAGTTGACCACATTGGAAGACGT TGAGCATGAATGGGTCCCACTGCTCAGAAGATTTGTCGACTCAGTCAAAGATATCACTGGAGTTTGTCCAGAGGTCTTAGACGATATTACTGCGCTTTCCAATGCTAAGCTTGATGAGCTCCGTGAACAGCTGGAAAAATTG GAGCAAGGCCATTTGGACAAGATACAAACTCTTGAAGTGGAGATCAGTACACTAAAGTCGATGCAAGAAAGTCCGATATTGAAAGGGTCGGGCCAGGAG AATATGCATGGTATTGTCCAAAGGCTTGTACAAAAGGAAAAAATGGCGGTCCGTCTTCAGGCAGAGTTGGATCGATTGCGTAACGAGAACACGAAACTTGTTGAGGCTTCA GAAGAGCAGGATAGAATCAGGCGTGAAAGAGACCGGGCCAAATGGAGCGCCATGACCGAAGAAATGTCAAACAGCAGAGCCAAA ATGGCGGAGATGGAAACACTATTACGCGATAAAGAAAAACTTGTGCTTTATCTCAAGCGTTCAATGGAGGCACTTTCCTCGAGATTCGAGTCCGGCAGCGGCACAAATCAAGTGGCTGCGGAGAGACCAGACGGTGATTTTGATGCAGAGAGTATCACCAAACATGCAATGGACGAGCTTTCCGCCAGGGAACAGCAAATATCTGGACTACGTCAAGAGTTAAACGAGCTCAGAAACAAACTCGAGGAAGCTCAGTCGAGTCTCAAACAGCAAACAGCCGAGCGTGAATTCAAAGCTCGCGTTCCACCTCCGCCTCCGCCCCCACGGCGTCAATCCCAGCCATTTAATGATTCAGGTGCAGAAAACGAATCTTCCAAGACctcacctccacctccgcctcCACCGCCACCATTGCCGCCATTCGGGCCAGCTGAGTTACCAATAGCATCGCCTCCGCCTCCGCCTCCACCCCCTCCCCCAACTGTAGTTTCTCCGGCCCCACCCCCGCCTCCACccccgcctccacctccaccccctAGCTCGACCCCTGTGTCTTCACCGATCGTTAGCAGCGCTCCGCCACCGCCGCCGCCACCACCAGCACCACCAGCACCACCAGCACCACTGTTAACACTACCACACCTTGCAA CCCAAGTCTCGCCCCCTCCGgccccaccaccaccaccaccgcccTCACTATCACCTCCAGGTAATGGCATACCACCTTCAGCATGGAAGATCTCGAAACGTATGAGTGGTTCCGCAGCCCCTCCAGGCAAGAAGCTAAAG CCTTTCTTCTGGGACAAAGTTTCTTCTACAGGCAGCGTACAAACTGTATGGGGCCAACTTGGTATGATGGGAGGGCAAGTCGACCTTAATGACTTAGAGGAGGTGTTCTCTTTGGACCAAGCGCCGCCCAAACCTGTCAGTACTTCGAACTTAACAAAGGGCAAGGCACAGCAAGTCACAACAATGCTAGACATCACACGAGCCAATAACGTTG CCATTATGCTCAAGACGCTCAAACTATCTCCTACCGCTATTCGTGAAGCTATATTAACTGTGGATGATGAACGGCTGTCGGCTGAGGATCTAGTCATGATATCAAAACAGCTTCCTACAACCGAAGAG GCGAATCGGATACAAGATTTTGGTGATGTGGGCAAACTCGCAGAGGCTGACCGGTACTTTAGCGAG ATTTTAAGAATACCGAGACTTCAGGAGCGTTTATCGTGTATGATCTACCGCCGGCGCCTCGAGTTGGATATAATTGAGGCCCAGCCGGATTTATCAATACTCCATGATGCGGCGGTTGAACTTTGCACCTCAGACAAACTGCGCCGATTACTTCAG GTTGTCCTGGCTGTGGGTAATGCGTTAAATAAAGCGACGTTCCGAGGTGGTGCATCCGGATTCAAGTTGAAATCGTTGATGAAG TTAAAAGAAACCAAGACCGCAAAAGCAGACTCTGAATGCCCAACTCTACTTCATTATATTGCCAGGGTTTTACTACGCTCCGAACCTTCGACAATTCTCTTTGTCGAACAAGCTCCTCACTTGGAATCTGCCGCCAGAA TCTCAATTCAAACTGTCATGTCAGGTGTGAATAGCATTGAAGCTGGGCTCAAGAAGACTACCTCGGAAGTCATTTCCTGCAGAAAAGCTTCAAATTCCCCATCAGATAAGTTTGGCTTGATTATGCAG CCCTTCATCAGAAGCTCAGCTGAGAGCGTCTATTCGTTGAAATCCCTTGCCGAATCGACCCAAGTAAAACTCGTTGAAATGGTCTCTTATTTCGGGGAAACAACCGAGGGGCCTGAACCTACGAGGCCCGAGGATGTGTTCGAAATGGTTCTCGCTTTCTCTTCGTCCCTACAG AGGGCCGCATTGGATGTCAATGCAACTATGGCACAGGCACCTCCGTCAGTTGTAGTTGCA AAGCCCACACCCAAGCAAGAAATACAAGAGCTTTTATCCCCATCCGATGCTGCTGCCGAGGGCAGTATTAGCACCGTTCACCTTTCCGCTGGTCGTGGTGACCTAGATCAAGCTATCCGAAGCTTGCGCAATGGTAGGCGCCGGGCGCGCCAGGACAGGCCATTAAGCAAGATATTCCTCGACGGAGGAAGTAACCGCCGGAGTCGCTTGTTTGAATCATAG